A window of the Cannabis sativa cultivar Pink pepper isolate KNU-18-1 chromosome X, ASM2916894v1, whole genome shotgun sequence genome harbors these coding sequences:
- the LOC115714167 gene encoding high mobility group B protein 9 produces the protein MSPVDTNKGWNGVQDMNYPTPLASHDDVAKDPIVFWDTLRRFHFLMNTKFMVPVIGGKELDLHILYVEVTRRGGFEKVVAEKKWREVGTIFMFSPTTTSASFVLRKHYISLLYHYEQVHFFRMQGPLCSPSVTFPVCSRSFKPELAIVEYSPKSINDFPMNQDIEGIGTIDGKFDCGYLVSVKLGSEVLTGVLYHPEEEGCGTSGSPVVAEPNNNAIVPYTGKPRHSRRRKRKSKRRGDPNYPKPNRSGYNFFFAEKHYKLKSLFPNREREFTKMIGESWTNLSPEERTVYQNIGLKDKERYRRELKEYKESIKLRQQTVETS, from the exons ATGTCGCCGGTGGATACAAACAAGGGCTGGAATGGTGTGCAGGATATGAACTATCCTACGCCACTTGCTTCCCATGATGATGTTGCTAAAGACCCTATTGTGTTTTGGGATACTCTAAGGCGTTTTCATTTTCTGATGAATACCAAGTTTAT GGTTCCTGTGATTGGAGGGAAAGAGCTGGATTTGCATATATTATATGTTGAGGTTACAAGAAGAGGTGGTTTTGAGAAG GTTGTTGCAGAGAAGAAATGGAGGGAAGTTGgtactatttttatgttttctcCAACAACAACAAGTGCTTCTTTTGTGTTAAGAAAACACTACATAAGTCTTCTTTATCACTATGAACAAGTTCACTTCTTTCGCATGCAAGGTCCTCTGTGCAGCCCTTCTG TTACATTTCCAGTTTGCAGTCGCTCGTTCAAACCAGAATTGGCTATAGTTGAATATTCTCCCAAATCCATTAACGATTTTCCTATGAACCAGGATATAGAAG gtATAGGAACTATTGATGGAAAATTCGACTGTGGCTACTTGGTGAGTGTGAAGTTGGGGTCTGAGGTTTTAACTGGAGTATTGTATCATCCAGAAGAAGAAGGGTGTGGTACTAGTGGTAGCCCTGTTGTTGCTGAGCCTAACAATAATGCCATAGTACCTTACACCGGCAAACCTCGCCATTCTCGTCGTCGTAAAAGGAAGAGTAAAAGAAGAGGAGACCCCAATTATCCAAAACCCAATAGGAGTGGATACAACTTCTTCTTTGCTGAAAAGCATTACAAGCTCAAATCCCTCTTCCCGAACAGAGAGCGCGAGTTTACTAAGATGATCGGCGAGTCTTGGACCAATCTCTCCCCAGAAGAGAGGACG GTTTATCAGAATATTGGTTTGAAAGACAAAGAGAGATACAGGAGGGAGTTGAAAGAATATAAAGAGAGCATTAAACTGAGGCAGCAGACAGTGGAAACTAGTTAA